In Cenarchaeum symbiont of Oopsacas minuta, a single window of DNA contains:
- a CDS encoding peptidase S8/S53 — protein MIRTYYILIFTIILFSPFPFTSVWHNDAFAQEPKITTGPPLPKSLQNQTYVKPQSASPNAINVNSTMKLPDHINIVNITTINSAQDKLMDARLEYIKLNRTFYELNESLADAAMTVLDGARVQKGLKILDGLAVSTSSSLQSAITLIQNGTTELELAQNDLKSNKDQFKISPHVLAILDQTSDEISVYVNLVSHDSVVPLNDDEIISHLDKIILASLSKSRIHELVKHDNIQSIRIPDAVISTAGSFTSQGVSKSRANLLHDMGITGNNITVAVLDVGFTLDAAISSRVSYSAVFGSCSDLTCGDGSHGTSVSHIVADMAPDANLELYSTSDSIGLVNAISHIISRGKADILTISLGVPGLGGDGSTKHFRDGTSHVARIVDQARDAGMLVTVSSGNSAQDHWTGTYVPSLTVTPASLNLDSYQSILEINPTVSGKQKACLSINSEKDIVYLSWDSWDQNPVQDDYDLFLFNDDMTQLLTYSTEWQPIGGIEPLEEIQYENILGNKCLVVASKSSTQDHKLHITALDGPLAPSISKGSIGTPADARGALSVGATFYFTDNLESFSSVGPTDDGRIKPEICGYDGVSTISGGSFFGTSAAAPHIAGMAALLLDANPSATPDEIQRSIEDSAISGPNGCGVGIMSLSDAVDLLPTVNITSGTHHPYVKAGDVITITISTNNTISSANATIFDRSVPTSHTGNTLSASTTVLTNDTQGFAYFTINAIDIFGNLITATPQILTDDNINIDTINPYLESAYASSPTSITIVFSENIYKESVSIDDFTLENINVTDLSVSDNIVNLVTSNLDITALPNVNLSGSIEDLAGNNLSLIVIPTIVGFDVGDDIPPKLVSLSAYSNNTNNTLAKSGDIITVNLTTDDDISSATTTILGKTIQPIIFGNYVIVNTSVLSNDRQGLIDFVLNVKDENNNTLQVTQNNLTSSNVLVDTMPPIISSAKTTIGNTIVLEFNEELDVASVSNTNFLVSNAKVIGVVSIENMIYIDVEEFGINEDIFITRNITDNAGNLLNITYITSTIGTYGRIPYYDGVPPSMISASPLNTSAIKIEFDEILDANTVTASSFVLDNNTNVLDASLLSSSNEVILITTDFGVYGSPSISINGTINDLAGNSAIQDISINLSGSIHSLSAMFTAKFTSISTIEVNFTLNNNNAINLNSTSYNTDAFSITNPNATVLSWNTVPYYIHSNIISDHDERLSLENYDYFGTSLTSADFDKDGIPDLAAGALGDGTGNVHIIYLNSDSTPRSFSNLNLSTNNLNLDAFGTSLASGDFDGDGILDLVIGAPGDGIGGAVHIVYLYSNGSVNSTSELINHTSNNPTTDLFGTSITSSDFDGDGVLDLAIGAPGDENGAGAVHIVYFYSNGSTKSIVKMGINTTNGPNLAALDAFGESLASGDFDGDGVLDLAIGAPGDENGAGAVHIVYFYPDGSVKNTIKTTASSGVGFGSALSTLEDIDGDGRPDLATTMLNQNEGIVYILHPKDDNVIISTSVQFNYGFGTSLAYVGELIDGRILLAIGTPFSSIQDGIDRGTVILSYFGDHIEIKISEINDTSQIQTLTYNANAQSNLTVDNSTVSDGTSAVITNDLSILKSANTVNTSAINVTFSEILDATSVSPSDFFIDDIVPTSAVVFDNVITLITNTIFSSDVTPNVAYVGMIQDISGNIVELRNVTAADKISPSQTSLNISSTNTNNTSYAKIGDTLNITLIASETIVNATAIVLDRNASIVIQNNVIYANITVQAGDTGNVTFAISASDESGNVLYVTESSLTSQNILVDTHLPLLLLNGNHTISVHLGEQYVDMNATVTDDDPSYMGLITSNATSIDTSVIGVQTIVYSASPDLAGNVPVNVTRTVIILNALEISNLTVNTTNANPLYAKTDDTLTITLKSNMMIVNGSAVIQDRPANISISNDTIYATQIINMNDHGDLTFTIIIQDEFGTTQIITENELMTDIFVDTIAPQIQSMITYPNKTIIVTFDESILVTSNTQNGIFSTSTLNIIDLIIKDGIVSSSILNILLADNIATGDTPEILFFDGAFTDFAGNPLLFTSVTASDGIAPTLIRATALSEDQIVIEFSEELSINSFIVSSVNDISTNSMLDGKLVYLSPKSDNLFSLIDTLVITVTSPNLADLAGNRFSLGMITTKYENTLVPYTTSTTTVDIPYNIIIDATTISASDYTLDNNSISTVTLSNNNTIVTITARNSFGSDGMPYVQQIGQILDTSGNPITLDPLHALDRVNLAVIESITTSPNFITVTFTEKVGSFTLSSTTNYGFSGAPIVSITVGDSDRSLLIQTSTRPLADNSLLVVDMLADVAGNALEQQTIIIKVP, from the coding sequence ATGATACGGACATACTATATTCTGATATTTACGATAATACTCTTCTCACCGTTTCCTTTTACATCTGTATGGCATAATGATGCATTTGCCCAAGAACCAAAAATTACCACAGGACCTCCATTGCCTAAATCGCTTCAAAATCAAACGTACGTAAAACCTCAATCCGCCTCACCAAATGCCATAAATGTCAACAGTACTATGAAATTGCCTGATCATATCAACATTGTAAACATAACCACGATAAATTCAGCTCAAGATAAACTCATGGATGCAAGGTTGGAGTATATCAAACTAAACCGTACATTTTATGAATTGAATGAGAGTCTTGCAGATGCAGCCATGACCGTATTGGATGGTGCACGTGTTCAAAAAGGTTTGAAAATATTAGATGGTTTGGCAGTTTCAACTAGTTCAAGTTTACAGTCAGCGATTACATTGATACAAAATGGTACAACAGAGTTGGAACTTGCTCAAAATGATTTAAAATCAAATAAAGATCAATTCAAAATATCACCACATGTATTAGCTATACTTGATCAAACTAGTGATGAAATTTCTGTATATGTAAATCTAGTATCACATGATTCAGTTGTACCATTAAATGATGATGAGATTATATCACACCTAGATAAAATCATTTTAGCATCTCTTTCTAAATCACGCATACATGAACTTGTAAAACACGATAACATACAATCCATAAGAATACCTGATGCAGTAATATCCACTGCTGGATCTTTTACGAGCCAAGGTGTATCGAAATCTAGAGCCAACTTACTTCATGATATGGGAATAACAGGAAATAATATTACAGTTGCCGTATTGGATGTGGGATTTACCCTAGATGCTGCAATATCTTCACGTGTTTCATATTCAGCTGTGTTTGGATCTTGTAGTGACTTGACATGTGGAGATGGATCACATGGAACTAGTGTTTCGCATATAGTAGCAGATATGGCACCAGATGCCAATCTAGAACTATATTCTACATCTGACAGTATTGGTCTTGTTAATGCTATATCGCATATAATATCTAGAGGAAAGGCAGACATATTGACCATATCATTGGGTGTCCCAGGTTTGGGTGGGGATGGAAGTACAAAGCATTTTCGTGATGGGACAAGCCATGTGGCACGGATAGTAGATCAGGCTCGAGACGCTGGAATGCTAGTCACAGTTTCATCTGGCAACTCAGCTCAAGACCATTGGACAGGCACATATGTTCCAAGCTTGACGGTTACACCTGCATCGCTTAATCTTGATTCATACCAAAGCATTCTAGAGATAAATCCGACAGTATCAGGTAAGCAAAAGGCATGTCTTTCTATCAATTCTGAAAAAGATATAGTCTATCTTTCATGGGACTCATGGGATCAAAACCCAGTGCAAGATGATTATGATCTCTTTCTCTTTAATGATGACATGACACAGTTGCTCACATATTCTACAGAATGGCAACCCATAGGTGGTATCGAGCCATTAGAAGAGATACAGTATGAAAATATATTGGGAAACAAGTGTCTAGTGGTAGCTTCAAAAAGCTCTACCCAAGATCATAAACTACACATAACTGCACTTGATGGACCATTAGCTCCGTCTATATCTAAAGGTTCGATAGGTACACCAGCTGATGCACGTGGTGCCCTATCTGTTGGCGCCACTTTTTATTTTACTGACAATTTGGAATCATTTAGTAGCGTTGGTCCAACCGATGACGGACGCATAAAACCAGAGATATGTGGATATGATGGTGTTAGCACCATTTCAGGTGGAAGTTTTTTTGGAACTTCTGCAGCAGCGCCTCATATAGCGGGCATGGCTGCACTTTTACTAGATGCAAATCCATCTGCAACCCCAGATGAGATACAACGTAGCATTGAAGATTCTGCTATATCTGGTCCTAATGGATGTGGTGTTGGAATTATGTCATTATCTGATGCAGTAGATCTGCTTCCGACTGTGAATATAACTAGTGGGACACACCATCCGTATGTAAAGGCTGGAGATGTGATCACCATAACCATATCGACAAATAATACAATATCTTCAGCTAATGCTACGATATTTGACCGGTCTGTACCCACAAGTCATACGGGAAATACACTCAGTGCCTCCACTACTGTATTGACAAACGATACTCAAGGTTTTGCATACTTTACAATAAACGCTATTGATATTTTTGGAAATCTCATAACTGCCACACCACAAATTCTTACCGACGATAACATCAATATAGATACGATAAATCCATACCTAGAATCAGCATATGCATCATCTCCAACTTCTATAACTATAGTCTTTAGTGAAAATATTTACAAAGAATCAGTATCCATAGATGATTTTACACTAGAGAACATAAATGTGACAGACCTTTCTGTATCAGATAATATCGTAAATCTTGTTACATCTAATTTGGACATCACTGCACTACCAAATGTAAATTTGTCAGGATCCATAGAAGATCTAGCTGGAAATAATCTATCTTTGATTGTTATTCCAACTATTGTGGGATTTGATGTTGGAGATGATATACCTCCAAAACTTGTATCATTGAGTGCGTACAGCAATAATACAAATAACACACTTGCAAAATCTGGAGATATAATTACGGTAAATCTTACAACAGATGATGATATATCTTCTGCCACTACCACAATATTAGGAAAAACCATACAACCAATTATTTTTGGAAATTATGTAATAGTAAATACATCTGTATTATCTAACGATAGACAAGGTTTGATAGATTTTGTTTTAAATGTAAAAGATGAAAATAATAACACTTTGCAGGTAACACAGAACAATCTTACATCAAGTAATGTTTTAGTGGATACTATGCCACCTATAATATCTTCTGCAAAAACTACTATAGGAAACACAATTGTACTAGAATTTAACGAAGAACTAGATGTTGCATCAGTAAGTAATACGAATTTTCTAGTTTCTAATGCAAAAGTGATCGGAGTTGTATCTATTGAAAATATGATATACATTGATGTTGAAGAATTTGGTATAAATGAAGATATTTTTATCACTAGAAATATAACTGATAATGCTGGTAACCTGCTTAATATTACCTATATTACCTCCACTATCGGGACATATGGACGCATTCCCTATTATGATGGAGTACCACCTTCAATGATAAGTGCAAGTCCATTAAATACAAGCGCCATAAAAATTGAATTTGATGAAATCCTTGATGCAAATACTGTTACAGCATCTAGCTTTGTTCTAGATAACAATACAAATGTCCTAGATGCATCACTTTTGTCTTCTAGTAACGAAGTAATATTGATTACTACTGACTTTGGTGTATACGGTTCACCATCAATTTCGATAAACGGTACAATAAACGATCTTGCGGGAAATTCTGCAATTCAAGATATCTCAATAAATCTATCTGGTAGTATCCATTCACTTTCTGCCATGTTTACAGCCAAATTCACAAGTATAAGCACCATTGAGGTAAATTTTACTTTGAACAACAATAATGCAATAAATCTAAATTCTACATCATATAACACAGATGCATTCTCGATTACAAATCCAAATGCAACAGTTTTGTCATGGAATACCGTTCCATATTATATTCACAGTAACATAATAAGTGATCATGATGAAAGATTGAGTCTTGAAAATTACGATTATTTTGGAACATCACTTACCTCTGCTGATTTTGACAAAGATGGAATACCCGACCTTGCAGCAGGTGCTTTAGGAGATGGAACTGGAAACGTGCATATCATATATCTAAATTCAGATAGTACGCCAAGATCATTCTCCAACTTGAATCTCTCTACAAATAACTTGAATCTTGATGCCTTTGGAACATCTCTTGCATCAGGTGATTTTGATGGCGATGGAATACTAGATCTTGTCATAGGAGCACCAGGTGACGGAATTGGTGGTGCAGTACATATTGTATACTTGTATTCAAACGGCTCGGTAAACTCTACTTCTGAATTGATCAATCATACGTCAAACAATCCAACCACAGACCTCTTTGGTACCTCTATCACATCATCGGACTTTGATGGCGATGGAGTACTAGATCTTGCCATAGGCGCACCTGGTGATGAAAACGGCGCAGGAGCAGTACACATTGTATACTTTTACTCTAATGGATCGACAAAATCAATAGTAAAGATGGGAATAAATACGACAAACGGTCCAAACCTTGCCGCTTTAGATGCATTTGGTGAGTCTCTTGCATCAGGTGATTTTGATGGCGATGGAGTACTAGATCTTGCCATAGGCGCACCTGGTGATGAAAACGGCGCAGGAGCAGTACACATTGTATACTTTTACCCCGACGGGTCAGTAAAGAACACCATAAAAACCACAGCTTCATCAGGCGTTGGTTTTGGATCTGCATTGTCTACTTTGGAAGATATTGACGGCGATGGTAGACCTGATTTAGCTACCACAATGTTAAACCAAAATGAAGGTATTGTGTACATATTACATCCAAAAGATGACAATGTCATAATCTCTACTTCAGTTCAATTCAATTATGGATTTGGTACATCGTTGGCATATGTGGGGGAACTCATAGATGGCAGAATACTTTTAGCTATAGGCACTCCATTTTCTAGTATACAAGATGGCATAGATCGTGGTACAGTCATCTTGTCGTATTTTGGTGATCATATAGAGATTAAAATATCTGAAATAAATGACACAAGTCAAATACAAACGCTAACGTATAATGCAAATGCACAATCAAATCTTACAGTAGATAATTCTACAGTATCTGATGGTACAAGCGCTGTTATAACAAATGATCTGTCTATACTTAAATCGGCCAACACGGTAAATACATCTGCCATAAATGTGACATTTAGTGAAATACTAGATGCAACTAGTGTATCCCCATCTGACTTTTTCATAGATGACATCGTGCCTACTAGTGCAGTTGTATTCGATAATGTAATTACATTGATTACAAATACCATATTTTCATCAGATGTAACTCCAAATGTTGCATATGTGGGCATGATACAGGATATATCTGGAAATATAGTAGAATTACGCAATGTCACCGCCGCAGATAAAATATCTCCATCTCAAACTAGTTTGAACATATCTAGTACCAACACAAACAATACAAGTTATGCAAAAATCGGAGATACATTAAACATCACACTGATCGCAAGTGAGACAATTGTAAACGCAACTGCCATCGTTCTAGATAGAAATGCTAGTATCGTTATACAAAACAACGTAATATACGCAAACATCACAGTACAGGCAGGCGATACGGGAAATGTCACTTTTGCCATATCTGCATCTGATGAGTCTGGTAATGTATTATATGTAACAGAATCTAGTCTAACATCTCAAAATATTCTAGTTGATACACATCTGCCACTTTTACTTCTCAACGGTAATCATACCATATCTGTGCATCTAGGCGAACAATATGTAGACATGAATGCAACAGTTACAGACGATGATCCATCATATATGGGATTAATCACATCAAATGCAACATCCATAGACACTTCTGTCATAGGAGTTCAAACCATTGTATATTCTGCATCACCTGACTTGGCAGGTAACGTGCCAGTAAATGTCACAAGAACAGTAATAATATTAAACGCACTCGAGATTTCCAATCTTACTGTAAACACTACAAATGCAAACCCTCTATACGCAAAGACAGATGATACTTTGACTATAACCTTGAAATCAAACATGATGATTGTTAATGGATCAGCAGTGATACAAGATAGACCTGCAAATATATCCATATCTAACGATACAATCTATGCCACTCAGATCATAAACATGAATGATCATGGTGATCTCACATTTACCATCATAATACAGGATGAGTTTGGTACAACACAAATCATAACGGAAAATGAATTAATGACAGATATTTTTGTGGATACTATCGCACCTCAAATACAATCTATGATAACATATCCAAACAAAACCATAATTGTTACATTTGATGAATCCATACTAGTTACTAGTAATACACAAAATGGCATTTTCTCAACATCTACTCTTAACATCATAGACTTGATCATAAAAGATGGAATAGTTTCATCTAGCATTCTAAATATATTACTTGCTGACAATATTGCAACAGGTGATACACCAGAAATTTTATTTTTTGATGGTGCATTTACTGACTTTGCAGGCAATCCATTACTTTTTACAAGTGTTACTGCATCTGATGGCATCGCACCAACATTGATACGTGCTACGGCGTTATCAGAGGATCAAATTGTAATAGAATTTAGTGAAGAATTGTCCATAAATTCATTCATAGTCTCATCAGTCAATGACATATCTACCAATTCCATGTTGGATGGAAAACTCGTATACTTGTCGCCAAAGTCAGATAACTTGTTTTCATTAATTGACACACTAGTGATTACTGTCACATCTCCTAATTTAGCAGACCTTGCAGGTAATAGATTTAGTTTAGGTATGATAACCACAAAATATGAAAATACCCTAGTACCATATACAACATCTACTACAACAGTAGATATCCCATACAACATTATCATAGATGCAACCACTATATCTGCATCTGACTATACCCTAGACAACAATAGTATAAGTACAGTTACTCTCTCAAATAATAACACAATAGTGACTATAACTGCAAGAAACTCTTTTGGTTCAGATGGTATGCCATACGTGCAACAGATAGGTCAAATATTAGATACATCCGGCAATCCTATTACACTAGATCCCTTACATGCACTAGATAGAGTAAATCTAGCAGTTATAGAATCAATCACTACTAGTCCTAATTTCATCACAGTTACATTTACCGAAAAAGTGGGATCTTTTACCTTGAGCTCAACTACCAACTATGGGTTCAGCGGCGCACCAATCGTGAGTATTACCGTAGGTGATAGTGATAGATCACTTTTGATCCAAACTAGTACACGTCCTCTAGCTGATAACTCTTTGCTTGTAGTTGATATGCTAGCTGACGTTGCAGGCAACGCACTAGAACAACAAACTATAATTATCAAAGTCCCATGA